In the Ricinus communis isolate WT05 ecotype wild-type chromosome 3, ASM1957865v1, whole genome shotgun sequence genome, CCTGCATGTCCCACCATTTCATCATCTAAGAGAGTATTGCTTGGCTTGAGATCACAGTGAAACTAAAGGTGTTTGACAACCATGCTGTAGATACTCTATTGCACAAGCGGCATCAATGGCAATGTTGAGTCTCTTgaagaaaaacttaaaatcaTCTCCTTCATCTGTTCCAAGCATGGGATACAACCACTCATCTAAAACTCCCATTAAACCATGAATTCCCAAACCAAAGCCTTACAATCATCTACTTCATAATCCACGCTAGAGCAGACAGTTATGAACTTGACAAATTTTTGGTGTTTGACATTTCTGCACACCTCACGTTCAACTATAAAACTCTTGGAATCAGCAGCAATTACCTTCCCATCCCTATTTAGAGTTCCTTTATACACAGACCCAAAACTACCTACACCAAGCAAATTAGAAGTGGAGAATCTTTCGACGGCTTTAAGCAGACTTTGGTAAGATACTCGATTCTCATAAGTACTCGAACTGGGTTCTACTCTTTTCCTCTTAACAaacaagagaaagagaaaacagAGCCAGAAAGCAGGCGAAGTGCTCCAGAAGCGACAATTATCAGTTTCATGGAAAGGGCCAATCTCCCTCTTTTGGTCCCTTTGAACTTGCTTTCTGGTAACTGAAACTTGCCAATGCCACCATATGACTTGTTGTTTCCTGCAACTGAATTTGCAGTCGCACTCTTAAAGACCCTATCTTTTGGTATCTGTTGAAGACATAAGTTTGAAAAACAAATCACCAGACCAAAGGGTAAAGACCATCAAGGTTAAGTGTTCAGATCAAGATAAAAGGCCTCAGTACTAACCGCCATCACGGACGAATTCACAGAGGAGCAACCTTTCTTTCCTAAGGAAGAAAGGTCACTTCTACCTCACCCAAATCAAAAAATGAACGTTGGACATCAGATCAAGTGACCGTTATCTTTCTCATGTATATATTAGCAACAAAGtgtatcaataataaaaaaaatacaaaaactgTAATCTTCATCACAgattaataaacataaattcaatctttttcacatggtatcagagcaggattGATCCTGTCATCACCTACCCAACAAATCAgaaatttcttcttcatcatgTCACACAGTGATCTCACCAAACTCACAAACATTATGTTAAAGGGAAATCAGAACTATTTTAAATGGTCAAGAGCTGTTTAAGTTAGGGTTCATCACAGGAACCCTAACCAATCCAACAGTAAAAAACCCTAACCAACcaacaaaagagaaaatcgAAACCATCGAAGAATGGCAGACAAATGACCATTTGGTCATATCCCTCATTACCAACACGATAGAGCCTTAGATTGCCAGATTATGTATGCTTCTCGCATCATCACAGGCTGTGTGGGAGAAGATGAAAAACCTCTACGGACAAGAGCACAACTTCGCAcacattttcaatttgaaacAAGAGTTAGCACACATCAAGCAAGGGACCAGGTCTTGCGCGAGTTACGCGACCGAAGTGCTAACCCGGTGAGAGGAACTCCAGAGTTACCTCCCACCCATAGTAGATCCAGATCAAGCAAGAAAGCAACATGAACAAGATTTAGTCTATACCTACCTCGGCGGGCTCGATAAGAGCTACGAAGCTCTCCGGTCCCAAATTCTCCTATCTAGCAGCTTACCTCGGCTCGATGCTGTTATAGCTCTTATTCAGCAAGAAGAGACTCGACGCATCACCATAGGAGCATCAAACAATCACA is a window encoding:
- the LOC107260940 gene encoding LRR receptor-like serine/threonine-protein kinase EFR, encoding MEDNGLAGEIREEIGKLQKLKKLHLYGNNFSGNIPYCLGNLNIVNAFEFISKYLAEGLVDLDDLRRAISSGISYGCDSSPPKEVATGVKDSPPEGRMPKPPMHQQALVKNASFSETLTSGGEIPKDRVFKSATANSVAGNNKSYGGIGKFQLPESKFKGTKRGRLALSMKLIIVASGALRLLSGSVFSFSCSFGSVYKGTLNRDGKVIAADSKSFIVEREVCRNVKHQKFVKFITVCSSVDYEVDDCKALVWEFMV